In the genome of Ensifer adhaerens, one region contains:
- a CDS encoding adenine-specific DNA-methyltransferase produces MDKLKMHSPDLSQENIAKICDMFPGCVTEARDEATGQLRLAVDFDQLRQELSDHIVDGPQERYRLEWPGKRAALLASNAPIAKTLRPAVEESVAFEETRNLFIEGDNLEALKLLQEIYLGQVKLIYVDPPYNRKKGNNLVYRDDFVGNTYEYLEQSNQIDDSENRLLANTESNGRFHSEWLSMIYQRFRVAKNLLAPNGVIMISIDDAETANVLHVCNEVFGENNFIGTLIWKNATDNNPTNVAIEHESIHVFARDKIALEGVWKSTVSDIKDVLERIGAELIAQHKTPEELQHAYSVWFRENKSQLGPLDRYKYIDEGGVYTGSQSVHNPGKEGYRYDVLHPETKKPCKEPLMGYRFPKETMKRLLDEGRILFGDDESKIIELKVYAQEFEDKLSSVFDLDGRTGPYDLKALFPEAKKVFSNPKPVLLIERLLSFATGPNDISVDLFAGSSTLAQAVLELARREGGNRRFISIQYPEEIGQEGKDAKEIYGFCRKAGLRPYISEISKERIRRAGTKILAGKAHPDWSRDVGFRVLKVDTSNMQDVYYRPDQLDQKDLLTAVDNIKPERSPEDLLFQVLVDWGVDLTLPIQREVVQGKAVFFVDGNALVACFETGVTEELVKELAGREPLRVVFRDNGFVSDAVKINVEQVFRQVSPSTDVKSI; encoded by the coding sequence ATGGACAAACTGAAGATGCATAGCCCTGACCTGAGCCAGGAGAACATCGCGAAGATCTGCGATATGTTTCCCGGCTGCGTGACCGAGGCGCGCGACGAGGCGACGGGACAGCTGCGTCTTGCGGTGGACTTCGATCAGTTGCGTCAAGAGCTGAGTGATCACATCGTTGATGGGCCGCAAGAGCGGTATCGGCTGGAATGGCCAGGAAAGAGGGCCGCGCTTCTGGCTTCGAATGCGCCCATTGCCAAAACCCTTCGCCCTGCCGTCGAAGAGAGCGTCGCCTTCGAGGAAACTCGGAACCTCTTCATAGAAGGTGACAACCTTGAGGCTTTGAAGCTCCTTCAAGAGATTTATTTGGGTCAGGTGAAGCTCATTTACGTCGATCCACCTTACAACAGGAAAAAGGGAAATAATTTGGTGTATCGCGACGACTTTGTCGGGAACACCTATGAGTATTTGGAGCAGTCAAATCAGATAGACGATTCGGAAAATCGGCTGCTTGCAAACACGGAGTCGAACGGCCGCTTTCACTCAGAATGGCTGAGCATGATTTACCAGCGCTTCCGTGTTGCGAAGAATTTGCTGGCTCCCAATGGCGTCATAATGATCTCTATCGATGATGCTGAGACGGCGAACGTGCTTCATGTCTGCAACGAGGTGTTTGGCGAGAATAATTTCATTGGCACTCTGATATGGAAGAATGCGACCGACAACAATCCAACAAATGTTGCGATAGAGCATGAGAGCATTCATGTATTCGCTCGAGACAAGATTGCCTTAGAAGGAGTGTGGAAAAGCACGGTTTCAGACATCAAAGACGTTCTTGAGCGTATAGGGGCGGAATTGATTGCTCAACACAAGACGCCCGAAGAGCTGCAGCATGCTTATTCCGTCTGGTTTAGGGAGAATAAGTCGCAGCTTGGTCCTCTTGATAGATATAAATACATCGATGAAGGGGGCGTATACACAGGAAGCCAAAGCGTCCATAACCCTGGGAAAGAGGGTTACCGCTACGACGTCTTGCATCCTGAAACAAAGAAGCCCTGCAAAGAGCCATTGATGGGCTACAGATTCCCTAAAGAGACGATGAAGCGGCTTTTGGATGAAGGGCGCATTCTGTTTGGTGATGACGAGAGCAAAATCATCGAGTTGAAGGTCTATGCTCAGGAATTCGAGGATAAGCTCTCAAGCGTCTTTGATCTGGATGGACGGACAGGTCCGTATGACCTCAAGGCTCTGTTTCCCGAGGCAAAAAAAGTATTTTCAAATCCGAAGCCAGTCCTCTTAATCGAACGCCTTCTCTCATTTGCGACCGGGCCGAATGACATCAGCGTCGACCTGTTCGCGGGATCGTCCACACTTGCGCAAGCTGTATTGGAATTGGCTCGCCGAGAGGGTGGAAATCGACGCTTCATCAGCATTCAGTATCCCGAGGAAATTGGCCAAGAAGGGAAAGATGCGAAGGAGATTTACGGTTTCTGTAGAAAGGCTGGGTTGAGGCCCTACATTTCGGAAATATCGAAAGAGCGCATTCGGCGAGCAGGGACCAAGATACTCGCTGGCAAGGCGCACCCTGACTGGAGCCGCGACGTTGGCTTCCGCGTGTTGAAGGTCGACACGTCCAATATGCAGGACGTCTACTACCGCCCTGACCAGCTCGATCAGAAAGACCTGCTGACCGCTGTCGATAACATCAAGCCGGAGCGTAGCCCCGAGGACCTGCTGTTTCAGGTACTCGTCGACTGGGGCGTGGACCTGACACTGCCAATCCAACGCGAAGTGGTGCAGGGCAAGGCCGTGTTCTTCGTAGATGGAAACGCATTGGTTGCCTGCTTCGAGACCGGCGTGACAGAGGAGCTGGTGAAGGAGCTTGCTGGCCGTGAGCCGCTGCGCGTCGTGTTCCGCGACAATGGCTTCGTGTCCGACGCAGTGAAGATCAACGTCGAGCAGGTCTTCCGCCAGGTCTCGCCTAGCACTGACGTCAAGTCGATTTGA
- a CDS encoding type III restriction enzyme has translation MKLKFKVQPYQTEAVNAVMDCFAGQPMSNSITYRIDPGRKTQTSAFEEGFKNADLVLAEPQVLANIKDVQRRQNLPISDKLVASAGCRINLDIEMETGTGKTYCYIKTIFEMNKRYGWSKFIIMVPSIAIREGVHKSLQITADHFTESYGKKARFFIYNSKRLHELESFSSDAGINVMIINIQAFAARGADNRRIYEELDDFQSRKPIDVIASNRPILILDEPQKMEGAATMEALPKFKPLMILRYSATHKTQHNRVHRLDALDAYNQKLVKKIAVRGIQTRGLAGTNAYLYLEGIEISKKAPVARLEIEVKLASGEIKRQLKRLEFRDDLFAESGELDQYRDGFTISQIDARNDTVEFTNGLVLQAGEATGDVSERDIRRIQIRETIKAHLDKEKQLFAQGIKVLSLFFIDEVVNYRDYAQPDEKGEYARVFEEEYELLKAEYLAELAIDNDAYRKHLASIDAAKTHNGYFSIDKKTNRLKDPAVGARSVDSDDVDAYDLILKDKERLLSFAEPTRFIFSHSALREGWDNPNVFVMCMLKHSDNTVSRRQEVGRGLRLSVDQHGDRMDNPAVVHDINVLTVVASESYKNFVAGLQKEIADTLTSRPRKATEAYFAGKTITTDAGPVEITPAMAKQIYRYLLKNDYSDDADQITEAYHQAKEAGTLTALPDELKAHADQIFQIIDSVFSDAQLPKVEDGRKPKTNPLNENFEKKEFQELWRRINQKAVYRVEFDSEELVRKCVSALDSQLRVTPLQYTVQAGIQGDGLTDEQLKAGDGFALTGSSTERGGSVHSRVKYDLLGKIAENTELTRKTAAEILTGIQGSVFGQFKENPEHFIAEASRIIAEQKATMVIERLAYDGLAEHYDVDIFTANQTGQDFSKASAKLKRHVYDYVVTDSDIERKFVDGLDTASEVVVYAKLPRGFLIPTPVGDYNPDWAISFKEGSVKHIYFVAETKGTMSSMKLREIEKTKIACARKFFDEIGRRVSEDRVKYDVVTSYEKLMDVVGRAAA, from the coding sequence ATGAAGCTGAAATTCAAGGTGCAACCCTATCAGACTGAGGCAGTGAATGCAGTCATGGACTGCTTCGCCGGGCAGCCGATGTCGAACAGCATCACCTATCGGATCGACCCGGGTCGAAAGACGCAGACGAGCGCCTTCGAGGAAGGGTTCAAGAACGCCGATCTAGTGCTGGCCGAGCCTCAGGTGCTAGCCAATATCAAGGACGTCCAGCGCCGTCAGAACCTGCCAATCTCGGACAAGCTGGTCGCCAGCGCCGGGTGCAGGATCAACCTCGATATCGAAATGGAGACGGGGACCGGCAAGACCTATTGCTATATCAAGACGATCTTCGAGATGAACAAGCGCTACGGCTGGTCGAAGTTCATCATCATGGTGCCGTCGATCGCCATCCGGGAAGGCGTCCATAAATCGCTGCAGATCACCGCCGACCATTTTACTGAGAGCTACGGCAAGAAGGCGCGCTTTTTCATCTACAACTCCAAGCGGCTGCACGAGCTCGAAAGCTTCTCGTCGGACGCTGGCATCAATGTGATGATCATCAACATCCAGGCGTTCGCGGCGCGCGGCGCCGACAACCGTCGCATCTATGAGGAGCTGGACGACTTCCAGTCGCGCAAGCCCATCGACGTGATCGCCAGCAATCGGCCGATCCTGATCCTCGATGAGCCTCAGAAGATGGAAGGCGCGGCCACGATGGAGGCGCTGCCCAAGTTCAAGCCGCTCATGATCCTGCGCTACTCGGCGACCCACAAGACGCAACATAACCGTGTTCACCGGCTCGATGCACTCGACGCTTACAACCAGAAGCTTGTGAAAAAGATCGCGGTGCGGGGCATCCAGACGCGCGGGCTCGCCGGCACGAACGCCTATCTCTACCTCGAGGGCATCGAAATCTCGAAGAAGGCGCCGGTGGCGCGGCTCGAGATCGAGGTGAAACTCGCGAGCGGTGAGATCAAGCGCCAGCTCAAGCGGCTGGAGTTTCGTGACGACCTGTTCGCCGAGTCCGGCGAGTTGGATCAATATCGGGATGGATTCACGATCTCCCAGATCGACGCCCGCAACGACACGGTCGAGTTCACCAACGGCCTGGTGCTCCAAGCCGGAGAGGCAACTGGTGACGTATCCGAGCGCGACATCCGCCGCATCCAGATCCGCGAGACGATCAAGGCGCATCTCGACAAGGAGAAGCAGCTCTTCGCTCAAGGCATCAAGGTCTTGTCGCTGTTCTTCATCGACGAGGTAGTGAACTACCGCGACTACGCCCAACCTGATGAGAAGGGCGAGTATGCCCGCGTATTCGAGGAGGAGTATGAACTTCTCAAGGCGGAGTATCTGGCAGAGCTTGCGATCGATAATGACGCCTACCGGAAGCACTTGGCGAGCATCGATGCGGCCAAGACGCACAACGGTTATTTCTCGATCGATAAGAAGACGAACCGGCTGAAGGACCCCGCCGTAGGCGCCCGGTCGGTCGATTCAGACGACGTTGACGCCTACGACCTGATCCTGAAGGATAAGGAACGGCTGCTGTCCTTCGCGGAGCCGACGCGGTTCATCTTCTCGCATTCCGCGCTACGCGAAGGGTGGGACAATCCCAACGTCTTCGTCATGTGTATGCTCAAGCACAGCGACAACACCGTTTCGCGGCGCCAGGAAGTAGGCCGCGGACTACGCCTGTCTGTGGACCAACACGGCGACCGGATGGATAATCCCGCAGTCGTCCATGACATAAACGTCCTCACCGTCGTCGCCAGCGAGAGCTACAAGAACTTCGTGGCCGGTCTCCAGAAGGAGATCGCCGACACGCTGACGTCGCGTCCGCGCAAGGCGACGGAAGCATACTTCGCGGGCAAAACCATCACGACGGATGCCGGCCCGGTCGAGATCACGCCGGCCATGGCGAAGCAGATCTACCGCTATCTCCTGAAGAACGACTATTCCGATGACGCCGACCAGATCACCGAGGCCTACCATCAGGCGAAGGAAGCGGGAACCTTGACGGCTCTGCCGGATGAGCTGAAGGCGCACGCCGATCAGATCTTCCAGATCATCGACAGCGTCTTCAGCGACGCGCAACTGCCCAAGGTCGAGGATGGCCGCAAGCCGAAGACCAATCCACTGAACGAGAATTTCGAGAAGAAGGAATTCCAGGAGCTCTGGCGGCGCATTAACCAGAAAGCTGTCTATCGCGTCGAGTTCGACTCCGAGGAATTGGTCCGCAAATGCGTAAGCGCCCTCGATAGCCAGCTTCGCGTGACGCCGCTACAGTATACCGTTCAGGCAGGTATTCAGGGCGATGGGCTGACTGACGAGCAGCTCAAGGCAGGTGATGGTTTTGCCCTGACAGGGTCCTCCACCGAGCGCGGCGGATCGGTCCATTCGCGTGTGAAGTACGACCTCCTCGGGAAGATCGCCGAAAATACGGAACTCACACGCAAGACTGCAGCCGAGATCCTGACTGGCATCCAGGGCAGCGTGTTCGGGCAGTTCAAGGAGAACCCGGAGCACTTCATCGCCGAGGCGTCGCGGATCATCGCCGAGCAGAAGGCCACGATGGTGATCGAGCGGCTGGCCTATGATGGGCTCGCCGAGCATTACGACGTTGACATCTTCACGGCGAACCAGACCGGCCAGGACTTTTCCAAGGCTTCGGCCAAGCTCAAGCGGCACGTCTACGATTATGTGGTGACCGACTCCGACATCGAGCGCAAGTTCGTCGACGGGCTCGATACCGCCAGCGAGGTGGTGGTCTACGCCAAGCTGCCGCGCGGCTTCCTGATCCCGACACCCGTTGGCGACTACAATCCCGATTGGGCGATTTCCTTCAAGGAGGGAAGCGTAAAGCACATCTACTTTGTCGCCGAGACCAAGGGCACCATGTCCTCGATGAAGCTCCGGGAGATCGAGAAAACGAAGATCGCTTGTGCTCGGAAATTCTTCGACGAGATCGGGCGGCGCGTGTCCGAGGATCGGGTCAAGTATGACGTGGTCACCAGCTACGAGAAGCTAATGGATGTTGTTGGTCGGGCGGCGGCTTGA
- a CDS encoding TatD DNase family protein codes for MSEASSIAGVDFHCHLDLYPDHQAAIARAEAARIYTLTVTTTPKAWPRNHELTRHTRYVRAALGLHPQLVAERSSELPLWERHLPETRYVGEVGLDAGPRFYKSLDLQKQVFQRILERCADSGGKILTVHSVRSAPAVLDMIEAYLPSERGKIVLHWFTGNKSDARRAADLGCYFSVNAEMTRSDRGLKLIGTLPRERILTETDGPFTQIASRPAEPCDATTAAAAIGQSLGLSPEAMRKLILSNLRTLLT; via the coding sequence ATGAGTGAGGCATCATCGATCGCCGGCGTGGACTTCCACTGCCACCTCGATCTGTATCCCGATCACCAGGCCGCCATCGCAAGAGCGGAAGCCGCACGGATATACACGCTGACGGTGACGACGACGCCGAAAGCCTGGCCGCGCAACCATGAGCTGACACGGCATACCCGTTACGTCCGCGCAGCCTTGGGGCTGCATCCCCAGCTCGTCGCTGAACGCTCGAGCGAATTACCTTTATGGGAGCGCCACCTGCCGGAAACCCGCTATGTTGGCGAGGTCGGGCTCGACGCTGGTCCTCGTTTCTACAAGTCGTTAGACCTTCAAAAGCAAGTATTTCAGCGCATCCTCGAGCGATGTGCAGACTCCGGCGGCAAAATCCTGACTGTCCATAGCGTGCGGAGCGCTCCGGCAGTTTTGGACATGATCGAGGCGTATCTTCCGTCCGAGCGCGGGAAGATCGTCCTTCATTGGTTCACGGGCAACAAGAGCGACGCTCGCAGGGCCGCAGATCTAGGATGCTATTTCTCCGTCAACGCCGAAATGACGCGATCCGATCGAGGCCTCAAACTCATCGGCACGTTGCCGCGGGAGCGCATTTTGACTGAAACCGATGGCCCTTTCACGCAAATCGCTAGCCGACCTGCGGAGCCTTGCGACGCCACCACCGCGGCCGCCGCTATCGGACAGTCACTTGGGCTATCCCCAGAGGCAATGCGTAAGTTGATCTTGTCGAATCTTAGAACGTTGCTTACCTGA
- a CDS encoding KAP family P-loop domain-containing protein yields MILTDNETKVDLLNNEAIATTIIKLLRDRPDQPVTIGVHGDWGAGKSSVLEMIEAGFESESKALCLKFNGWRFQGFEDAKIALIEGIVTGLIEKRPALTRAGEAVKDVFRRIDWLKVAKKAGGLAFTAFTGIPTPDQINAIVGTLEGVLSDPAKLATKDNVQSAIDGVKGLLNEKDGESANVPEEINAFRKAFDDLLEKAGVEQLVVLIDDLDRCLPDTAIETLEAVRLFVFTSRTAFVVAADEAMIEYAVRKHFPDLPDTTGPQTYARNYLEKLIQVPFRIPALGDTETRIYVTLLLVGAELGDNDPAFNTLIGVARERLKRPWTSGALDSASVRAALGAKASRANNALALSDQIGPILASGTKGNPRQIKRFLNTLVLRKRTAEARGFGDDVKLPVLAKLMLAERFIPRLFDQIAAAAAAAADGKCPDLAALEATATVKEDDKPKAKLAKPAAKDVDAAKAAPKLEAVKPSESAMLGEWLSSPAIKAWATVPTMIGDEDLRPYLFVAKDRKDYFGAASVLGHLAAVVEQLFGGKFAVQGLEADLRRLAPPEAAQVFEAVRGRIVGADAFETEPPGAAGLAVLIKAHPTLQGELVEFLDALPRDRLGPWVCGGWEGVLKDGDAVQRFDRLLQTWGKEGGAMLKAAANGVLRTRQGGR; encoded by the coding sequence ATGATCCTGACTGACAACGAAACGAAAGTCGATCTCCTCAACAACGAGGCGATCGCCACAACGATCATCAAGCTCCTGCGGGACCGGCCCGACCAGCCTGTGACGATCGGCGTGCATGGCGACTGGGGCGCTGGGAAATCGAGCGTCCTCGAGATGATCGAAGCCGGCTTCGAGTCGGAATCGAAAGCTCTCTGCCTCAAATTCAACGGATGGCGCTTCCAGGGCTTCGAAGACGCCAAGATCGCGCTGATCGAGGGGATCGTCACCGGACTGATCGAAAAGCGACCGGCGCTGACAAGGGCGGGCGAAGCCGTGAAGGACGTCTTCCGCCGCATCGACTGGCTCAAGGTCGCGAAGAAGGCCGGAGGTCTCGCCTTCACCGCCTTTACGGGCATCCCCACTCCCGACCAGATCAACGCGATCGTCGGCACGCTGGAAGGCGTCCTCTCCGATCCGGCGAAGCTCGCCACCAAGGATAACGTCCAATCGGCGATTGACGGCGTGAAAGGCCTCCTGAACGAGAAGGATGGCGAAAGCGCCAACGTTCCCGAGGAGATCAACGCGTTCCGAAAAGCATTCGACGACCTCTTGGAAAAGGCCGGTGTCGAGCAACTCGTCGTCCTCATCGACGACCTCGATCGCTGCCTCCCGGACACCGCGATCGAGACTTTGGAAGCGGTCCGTCTCTTCGTCTTCACATCACGGACGGCGTTCGTCGTCGCTGCCGACGAGGCGATGATCGAATATGCCGTGCGCAAGCATTTCCCTGATCTGCCGGATACGACCGGCCCGCAGACCTACGCCCGCAACTATCTTGAAAAGCTGATCCAGGTTCCGTTCCGCATTCCGGCTCTCGGCGACACCGAGACCCGCATCTACGTGACCTTGCTGCTCGTCGGTGCTGAACTCGGCGATAACGATCCCGCATTCAACACCCTGATCGGCGTCGCGCGCGAGCGCCTGAAACGCCCATGGACCTCGGGCGCGCTCGACTCGGCTTCGGTGAGGGCCGCGCTTGGCGCCAAAGCATCCCGTGCGAACAACGCCCTTGCACTCAGCGACCAGATCGGCCCAATCCTAGCCAGCGGCACCAAAGGTAACCCGCGTCAGATCAAACGCTTCCTGAACACCCTCGTCCTGCGCAAACGGACGGCGGAAGCGCGCGGCTTCGGTGATGATGTGAAGCTGCCCGTTCTGGCGAAGCTCATGCTCGCTGAACGCTTCATCCCCCGCCTCTTCGACCAGATCGCCGCCGCCGCGGCTGCGGCAGCCGACGGAAAATGCCCCGACCTGGCGGCCCTGGAGGCTACCGCCACCGTCAAGGAAGACGACAAGCCGAAAGCCAAGCTTGCCAAACCCGCCGCAAAGGACGTCGATGCCGCGAAAGCTGCCCCCAAGCTTGAAGCCGTGAAGCCGTCCGAGAGCGCGATGCTCGGAGAGTGGCTCTCGTCCCCGGCAATCAAGGCCTGGGCAACGGTCCCCACAATGATCGGGGACGAGGATCTGCGCCCCTATCTGTTCGTGGCGAAGGACCGGAAGGACTATTTCGGCGCCGCGTCTGTGCTCGGGCATCTGGCGGCGGTCGTCGAGCAGCTCTTCGGCGGCAAATTCGCCGTCCAGGGCCTTGAAGCCGATCTCAGGCGCCTCGCTCCGCCGGAGGCCGCACAGGTGTTCGAAGCCGTGCGCGGTCGCATCGTCGGCGCTGACGCATTTGAGACCGAGCCACCGGGCGCAGCCGGGCTAGCGGTGCTCATCAAAGCGCATCCAACGCTTCAGGGTGAGCTCGTCGAATTCCTGGACGCGCTGCCCCGGGACAGGCTAGGCCCCTGGGTTTGCGGCGGCTGGGAAGGCGTCCTTAAGGACGGCGACGCCGTCCAGCGATTTGATCGCTTGCTCCAGACCTGGGGCAAGGAGGGCGGAGCCATGCTCAAAGCTGCCGCCAACGGCGTCCTGCGTACCCGCCAGGGAGGACGCTGA
- a CDS encoding Restriction endonuclease, with amino-acid sequence MLDFSDSSFSQFFAAELDVDIDDPIYAEHGGSKGKRLRCFLQKIDDATAARTLQALWEHRTEWLTRMGQQDPVLNAKGRYLTLLARLTGQPSDDAGAQSQPAFNWRLLAELRDELVRVETLPPHERGYAFEAFLRRCFDVAGLRAREPFRNTGAQIDGSFLLADETYLLEAKWHSSPTGVADLHVFHGKLDQKAAWARGLFVSHAGFTSEGLTAFGSGKRLICMDGRDIYDALDRQVPLKTVLERKVRRAAETGRPFIPVRELFDQNGGNR; translated from the coding sequence GTGCTAGATTTTTCGGATTCGAGTTTCTCACAATTCTTTGCCGCGGAGTTGGATGTCGATATCGATGATCCGATCTACGCCGAGCACGGTGGCTCCAAAGGAAAGCGGCTGCGCTGCTTCCTTCAAAAGATCGATGACGCGACCGCCGCCCGTACCCTGCAAGCGCTGTGGGAACATCGCACGGAATGGCTGACGCGCATGGGGCAACAGGACCCGGTCCTTAACGCTAAAGGCCGATACCTGACGCTTCTTGCCCGCCTCACCGGGCAGCCGTCCGACGACGCTGGTGCCCAGTCGCAGCCAGCTTTCAACTGGCGTCTTCTCGCTGAGCTGCGCGACGAACTCGTTCGGGTTGAAACCTTGCCACCGCATGAGCGCGGTTACGCCTTCGAAGCGTTCCTTCGTCGCTGCTTCGATGTCGCCGGCCTGCGGGCACGCGAACCTTTCCGTAACACAGGCGCACAGATCGACGGCAGTTTCCTGCTGGCGGATGAAACTTACCTGCTTGAGGCGAAGTGGCACTCCTCGCCCACCGGCGTCGCCGACCTCCATGTTTTTCACGGTAAGCTTGATCAGAAAGCGGCTTGGGCACGCGGACTTTTCGTCAGTCACGCCGGCTTCACATCCGAAGGGCTGACCGCATTCGGCTCTGGCAAACGGCTCATCTGCATGGATGGCCGCGATATATACGACGCGCTGGACCGCCAGGTCCCTCTGAAGACGGTGCTTGAACGCAAGGTGCGAAGGGCCGCGGAGACGGGCCGCCCGTTCATCCCGGTGAGGGAGCTTTTTGATCAGAACGGGGGGAACCGATGA
- a CDS encoding Transcriptional regulator, AbiEi antitoxin, Type IV TA system (manually curated) — MRTPAVSVPDRVMRRVRASGRGSVFTPSDFLAVAARSSVDQALSRLVKGGQLRRLARGLYDFPKVHPKLGALSPAPDDVAQALARETGSQVQIAGARAANALGLSTQVPAQSTYLTDGPSRRVVLGKRVVDLRHASPKHLIAPGSPAGTVVQALRHVGPVRAADVAQVASRRLSANDKKTLASSAVQAPAWMRPTLVSIANAATADIDG; from the coding sequence ATGAGAACCCCGGCTGTATCTGTTCCTGATCGCGTGATGAGGCGTGTTCGCGCAAGCGGACGCGGCAGCGTCTTCACGCCCAGCGACTTCCTGGCCGTTGCCGCCCGCTCATCCGTCGACCAGGCTCTCTCCCGGCTGGTCAAGGGCGGTCAGCTTCGCCGCCTCGCGCGTGGGCTATACGACTTCCCCAAGGTACATCCGAAGCTCGGGGCACTCTCGCCAGCTCCTGATGACGTCGCCCAGGCGCTTGCTCGGGAGACCGGGTCGCAAGTACAGATTGCGGGCGCACGGGCAGCGAACGCGCTCGGCCTCTCGACGCAGGTTCCTGCCCAGAGCACTTACCTGACCGATGGTCCCTCCCGACGCGTCGTGCTGGGCAAGCGTGTCGTTGATCTTCGTCACGCCTCCCCCAAGCATCTCATCGCGCCGGGAAGCCCCGCCGGGACGGTCGTTCAGGCCCTTCGCCATGTCGGCCCCGTGCGCGCGGCGGATGTGGCGCAGGTCGCGTCGCGGCGGCTTTCGGCCAACGACAAGAAAACGCTGGCTTCGAGCGCCGTTCAGGCTCCAGCCTGGATGCGGCCGACCCTTGTCTCGATCGCCAACGCAGCGACGGCCGACATCGATGGATGA